The Leifsonia xyli genomic sequence CCCGAGCGCCGGGGAGCGCACGCCGTCGGCCCGCTGATCGTGAGCCGCACCGATCCCTTCGGCGTCGCCTACGCCGAGTACGCGATCGGCCAGCCCAGGCAGCTGCTCGTCACGCCTCGCGTGGTCCCGCTGTCGCGCGGCGAGCTGGATGTCGCCCACAGCGAGGGGACGGAGCACGAGCTGCTGCGCCACAGCATCCCGAGCGCCGACGAGCTGATCGCGCGCGAGTACCGGCCGGGCGACCCGCTGCGGCGGGTGCACTGGCGTGCGACCGCCCGGCACGATCAGCTGATGGTCCGGCAGGAGGAGCAGCGCAGCAACCCGGAGTCCTGGATGCTGATGGACACGTGCTCGGTGTCCGGCGCCTCCGGCGACGCCGCCGAGTTCGAGACGCTCGTCGACCTCGTCGCGTCGATCGGTGTCCACCTGCTCGACGAGGGTTTCGTCGTCAGCGTGGTCGAGACGGGGGAGCGGCAACTCTCCGGCCGCAGCGGCGCCGGCCGCACGGGCACGCTCGGATCGATTACCGCCACCTACGACACCGGCAGCGCGGATCGGATGCTGCTCGCCGACCTCGCCGCCGTGGAGTCGTCCGCGGTCGAGCGCGATGACGCCGTCTCGGAGCTCGGGGCGGGTCTGCGCAAGGCGGGTCGCGCAGTGCCCGTCTTCGCTGTGCTCGGCGGGGTCCCGGGCGAACTCGGGGCGCTGGCGTCGCTCCGGTCGATGGGCGACCCCGCGGTCGCGTTCGTCGCCGCGTCCGTTCCGGTCGAGGTGGTGGAGGTGCTCGCGGACGCCGGCTGGCTCTGTGTGACGTTCAGCGCCGGGGACGACCCGGCGGACAGCTGGCAGCGCGCGCTGCACCGCCAGCGGGCGAGGGTGGTGTCCCGTGGCGACTGAGTCCCTCGCGTTCGCCGTTCCCCGTGTCGCAGCTCGCCGCCGGGTCGGCTACTGGCGGCTCACCGGTGCGATGATCCTCCAGGTGCTGGCGCTGAGCTACGCGCTGGTCGGTCTCATCCAGGGCTTCGGGTGGTGGTTCGCGCTCGTCGGGGCTGCCGCCCTGGTGCTCGTCACCGGCGCCGGGCTGCGGAGTGCGGGCGTGCCGCGCGGCGTCGTCCCCGTGCTCCTGCTGATCGAGTCGGCGGCGATCATGACGGCGGCGTTCGGGCGCGGGACCGGGCTGCTCGGCCTCATCCCGACCCCCGCGACGGTAGCCGGCTGGGGAGAGTACCTGCAGCAGGCGATGCTCTCCATCTACCAGCAGGGGACGCCGGCGGAGGCGCTGCCCGAATTCCTCTTCCTCGTCGTCGGCGGCGGCTGCTTGCTCGCGTTGATGCTGGACACCCTCGCCGTCGCCGTCCGCACGCCGGCGTTCACGGCGCTGGCGGTCGCCGCCGTGCTCGTGGTGCCCGGCGCGCTGCTCGGCGACGGACTCGACCCGTTCGCCCTGGCCGCCTCCGCCGCGGCCTACCTGTGGCTGCTGCGCAGCGACGTCCGCACCCGCCGGTCGGCGACGCCGCGCCCCGGTGCGGCGCTCTCGGTCGGCGCCTCCGCGGTCGCGGTCGCGGTGGTGCTCGCCGGCACGGCGCCGGGCTTCGAGCAGGGCGGGGCCACCTCGTTCACAGCCGGCGGCATCTCGATCGGCGGGACGGTCACCCCGCTGGTCGACCTCGGCAAGGACCTTCGCCGTCCGGCCGCCGTCCGGGCGCTGACGTACACGACCAACGCGGCGAACGGACAGTACCTCAAGCTCGCCTCCCTCGACCAGTTCACCGGGTCGGTCTGGAAGCACCGCGAGCGCGACACGAACCGCCTCACCGACGGCGCGACGATAGGACCGGTCGCCGGGCTCTCAAGCGCGGTCAAGACCACGAAGATCAGCACGACCATCGAGATCGACCAGATGACCAGCCGCTGGCTGCCCGCTCCCGCGCCGGTCCGGTCGGTGAAGGGCCTGAGCGGCACCTGGTCGTGGAATCCGGACGACCTCACCATCGGCGGCATCAACTCCACCACGCAGGGCCAGAAGTACACCGCGACGAGCCTCGTGCTGCAGCCGACGGCCGACCAGCTCAAGGCGGCGGGCGGGATCGTGCCGCAGGACGTGCAGCGCGACCTGTTCCTCCCGCCGCGCATGCCCCCGATCATCGAGCAGACGGCGCTCGACGCCACGAAGGACGCGGTCACCGAGTACGACAAGGCCGTCGCGCTGCAGGACTACTTCCGCGACAACGGCTTCGTGTACTCCACGCAGACGCCGCTGAAGCAGGGCTTCGACGGCGACGGCGCCCGGGTCATCGCCCGCTTCCTCGACGTGAAGAGCGGATACTGCGTCCACTACGCCTCGGCGATGGCGCTGATGGCACGCACGTTGGGCATCCCGTCACGCGTCGCCGAGGGCTACCTGCCCGGCGCCACCAGCGGCGGCTCGGCGTCGAACCCGGGGCAGTACACGGTCACCAGCGACGACCTGCACGCCTGGCCCGAGCTCTACTTCGCGGGCGTCGGCTGGGTGTCGTTCGAGCCGACCGTCGGCCGTGGCTCCGTGCCGGACTACACTCGCCCGCAGACGGACGCCGCCGCCCCGGCGCCGACCTCGACGTCGACGTCCGGAGCGGCGCCGAAGGCCCTGGTGCCCACCGACCCGGCGAACCAGACCGGCTCCGCCAGCTTCGCCGCTCCGTCGGCCGCCCAGCCGCTCGCGACGGGTATCGGCGTGGGCCTGCTGGTCGTCGCGGTGCTGCTCATCCCCGCCGTCTGGCGCCGGCTCCGGAGGCGCAGACGCCTGCACGAGCTGAACGACGAGTGGGGCGGGGCCACGCTCGTCTGGGACGAGCTGCGCGACACCGTCCGCGACCTGGGATGGAGCGCCCCGCCGACCGAGACACCGCGCGTCTTCGCCGGGCGGATCGCGGCCGCGGTCGCCGGCACCCCGGGGGAGGACGCGGTCGCGCGTCTGCTCGCAGCCCTGGAACGCTCCGCTTACGGCCCGCCGACACGCCGGTGGGCGGGCGGCCTCGCCGACGACCTGACGGCCGTCGTTTCCGCCCTGGAGGCGCAGGCGGGCGCCGCACTCCGGGTCAAGGCGCTGCTGCTTCCTGTGTCCTTGCTGCCAGCGGGCTGGCCTTCCGCCGTCAGGACCCGGAGCGCCGCGTAAAATAGTCCCTCGTGACTACGAAGAACTCCCCGTACACCGTCAATGTGTACGACCTCATGCGCCATCCCGGCGCCATGCGCGAGCAGCGCATCAGCATCCCGGTCACGGAGAAGCTCGGCGAGGGCCTCATCAGCGTGCCCGAGGGCGAGACCATCGATCTCGACCTCCGGCTCGAGTCGATGCACGAGGGCATCCTCGTCACCGCGGACGCCCAGAGCACCGCGGTCGGCGTCTGCGGTCGCTGCCTCATCGACATCGAGCAGCCCGTCCAAGTCGATTTCCAGGAACTTTTCGCGTATCCTTCTGACGAAGCTTTCGATTATGAGGTTCACGACGACCACGTGGATCTTGAACCTCTGATCAGGGATGCGGTGGTGCTGTCACTGCCGTTTCAGCCGGTGTGCCGGCCGGACTGCCCGGGTCTCGACCCCGAGACCGGGGAGAGGCTGGCGGATGTACCGGACCGCGAGCCCACCCAGAACATCGATCCTCGATGGTCTGCGCTGCGTGGGTTGGCCGGTTTCCAGGCTTCCGACACCGATGACCACCCGGATGTTTCCGGAACGAACACAGAGAAGAGATAGCCATGGCCGTCCCCAAGCGGAAGCAGTCGCGCGCCAACACCCACGCCCGCCGTTCGCAGTGGAAGGCCTCGGCCCCCACGCTGGTCAAGACCATCGAGAACGGCAAGGTCACCTACAGCCTCCCGCACCGCGCCAAGGTGGTCGAGGACTCGGCGGGCACCGCCCTCTTCCTCGAGTACAAGGGCCGCAAGGTCGCCGACGTCTGATCGTCGCGTGGTCTCTGAGAAGATAGACCGCACTGCACTCCTCCAGAAGCTCGGGGTCGATATCGACCCCGAGCTTCTCGAGCTTGCGCTGACACACCGCTCGTACGCGTACGAGCACGGCGGCATCCCCAACAACGAGCGCCTCGAATTCCTCGGCGATTCGATCCTGGGGCAGGCGGTCACGGTGAAGCTGTTCCGCGAGAACCCGCACCTCGACGAGGGCGAGCTCGCCAAGCGGCGCGCCAGCCTCGTCAGCTCCGTCGCGCTGGCGGAGGTCGCCCGCGGTATCGGCCTGGGGGAGTACCTCCGACTGGGCCGTGGCGAGAACCAGAGCGGCGGACGCGAGAAGGCGTCGATCCTGGCCGACACGGTCGAGGCGCTGATCGGCGCGACGTACCTGGACGCGGGCGGCGACGCCGCGACCGCACTGGTCCTGCGCCTGATCGAACCCCTGCTCGACGACCCGGACCGGTTCGGCGCAGCGATGGACCCCAAGACGAGCCTGCAGGAGGCGGCCGCCCACCGCGGCGCGGGTCTGCCCGTCTACACGGTCACGAATACCGGGCCGGACCACTCCAAGACCTTCCACGCCACCGTCGAGGTCGGCGGACTGGTCACGGCGACGGGCGAGGGCACGAGCAAGAAGCAGGCCGAGATGGCCGCGGCGCTCAGCGCCTGGACGGAACTGACGAGACGACGTGCCCGAGCTTCCCGAGGTTGAGGTCGTCCGCGCCGGACTCGCCCCCGCGGTGACCGGCGCGACCATCCTCGGCGTGGAGGTCTTCGAGCCGCGGTCGCTGAAACGGCACGACCCCCTCGCCGGCGTCTTCGAGTCGCTGCTCACCGGCCGCACCATGCAGGGGCCGGTCCGCCGCGGCAAGTTCCTGTGGATCCCGCTCGAGGGCACGCCGCGACGCGCCATCGTCGCGCACCTCGGGATGAGCGGCCAGATCCTGCTGCGCGAGCCCGGGACCGTCGAGGCCGGCCTGCTCCGCATCCGCCTGCACATCGAGAGCCCGGACCACGGCGAGCTCTGGGTTCACTTCGTCGACCAGCGCATCTTCGGATCCATGGCCGTCGACTCCCTCGTGCCGACGGACGACGGCGCACACGGCGGCCTCGGGACCGACGAGCCGCTCATCCCGACCCAGGTCACGCACATCGCCCGGGACCCGCTGGACCCCGCGTTCGACGACGCCCGCTTCGCTGCGGCGCTCGCCCGAAAGAACACCGGCATCAAACGCGCCCTGCTCGACCAGACGCTCGTCAGCGGCATCGGCAACATCTACGCCGATGAGGCGCTGTGGGCCGCGCGCATCCACTACGCCCAGCCCGCGAACTCGCTCGGCCGCGCGAAGGTCCGCACCCTCCTCGCCGAAATCCGTCACGTGCTCGAGAAGGCGCTGGCCGAGGGCGGGACCAGCTTCGACGCGCAGTACGTCAACGTCAACGGCAACTCGGGCTACTTCTCCCACAGCCTCAACGCCTACGGCCGCCAGGGCGAGCCCTGCCCGCGCTGCGGCACCCCGATCGTCCGCGAGCAGTTCATGAACCGCGGCTCCCACTTCTGCCCGCACTGCCAGCGCTTGCGCGTCCCCCGCGCCGTCGCCTGAGCGGTCGACGACCTCCTCCCTTCCAGCTGCGTACAGAACGGAGGAGATCAGCCACGACACTCCGTTGGTTGTTACGAAATGGAGGAGAGCGCCATCGCGCGGAGTCGCACACTCCTCCGTTTTGCTCGACCGGAGGCGGGCACGCCGCCGACTACTCCAGCGTCTTCTGCCAGTGACCCGTCAGCGCGTGGGGCCGGAACCCGAACGCGCGGTTGATCGCGAGCATCGGGTCGTTCTCGTCGGCGTTCCAGGTGAGGATGCGGCGGATGTGCGGCGCCCGCCGTCCGAGCTCCTGGATGTTGCGCAGCTTGACCGCCGTGCCAAGGCGGTGGCCGCGGTGCACACGGGCGACGAGGGTGTCGTACTGCTCCGCCTTCGTGCCGTCCGCCGGCACCGCGAGTTCCGTGTAGGCGGCGATCTCGCCCGTCGCCTCGTGCACGGCGGCGGTCACGAGCAGCGGCTCGCCGCGCGCCACCAGGGTGCGCTCCTGCGATCGCACCCGCTCGCCGTCCCAGTCCTCGGGGTCGACGGCGATGCCGGTCTGCGGGATGTCCGTCGCCATCCGCGCCTTCATCGCCGCGAACCGCTCCAGCAGGTCGTCCGGCGCGGCGCCCCACCACGACACCAGGCGGAAGCCGTGCAGCGGCATCGTCAGACCGGCCTCCAGCGCAGGGGGCAGCGGCAGGTGCAGCTCACTCGACCGCTCGATCTGGCCGAGCGTGTAGCCGTGGTGCAGGGCGAAGCGCACGTCGCGCGACTCGCGGGGAGTCCGGCGGTGCCGGCCGGAGCCCGCACCAGCCGGTCGGCGCCTTCGAGCGTCCGGATGGGGTGCTCGGTATACGTCGAGATCACGCGGCGTCCGCCGTCCGCCGCCAGCTCCTCGCCCTTCTCGAGCAGTGCCGTCCCGATGCCCCGCCCGCGCAGCGCGGGCACCACGTCCACCAGCAGCGACACGGTCTCCGAGTCCTCGTCGAGGGGGAAGATCGCCTCCACCCGGCCGACGATCGCGCCCTCCTCGATGGCCACGAAGACGATCCGCTCGGTGTACTCCTGCTCCCGGTAGGCGGCCAGCGCCTGCTCGGCCGTCTCGACGAAGTCCTCGTCGCCCCACAGGTCGACCACGATGCCGTTCAGCACGCCGTTGAGCTCCTCGAACGCGGCGGCTTCCGGGGTCCCGAGCGCATCCGGGATGGGCAGCCGCATCACGCGCAACGTGCGACACCTCCTCGAGCCGGTCCACGAGAGGCTTCAGCCTATCCACGGCGTCACGCGGTGTGAAGCATCCCGAACGGTTTGGTTTCGATCGTGTAAATCCCGCTCCCGAATGGTGTGGCATTTCGTTGCGCGCACGGTAGTCTCAGCACACCTATTCGTGGTGCGACGAGGCAACAACGCCGCGTTCGCGACGAATTGAACGTCGAGAGGCAAGAGATGCTACGGAAGAAAGTCACCATCGGTGCGGCTGTTGCAGCGTCAGTCGCACTGCTCCTGGCTGGATGCGCGAATCAGCCGTCCACCGGAGGATCCACCAACGGGAACTCGTCCAAGGTCGACATCCCGGCGATCACGTCGGTCGATGTGCCCAAGGACGCGGTCCTGCCCGCCGGCGACGGAAAGGCCACGTGTCCTGCTGGCCTGACCATCGGCTACGTGGGCGCCGAGACCGGCCCGAACGCTCAGCTGGGTATCAACATCTACAACGGCATCCAGCTGGCCATCAACCAGCACAACGAGGCCAACAAGGGCTGCCAGGTCGGCTTCAAGAAGTTCGACACCGAGGGCGACCCGAACAAGGCGACCGGTCCGGTCACCCAGGCCGTGAACGAGTCCGACATCGTCGGCGTCGTCGGCCTCCCGTTCTCGGGTGAGTCGAAGGCCACCGGCAACATCTTCGAGCAGCAGGGTCTCGTCCACATCACCCCGTCGGCCACCAACCCCGGCCTGACCCAGAACGGCTGGAAGACCTTCTTCCGCGGCCTGGGCAACGACGCGGTGCAGGGCCCGGCGGCGGCCAAGTTCCTCACGGGCAAGCTGGAGGCCAAGAAGGTCTACCTGGTCCAGGACGACTCCGACTACGGCATCGGCCTCGGCACCCAGACCTCGAAGGCGCTCGGCGACGCGCTCGTCGGCACCGACAAGGTGACCACCGGCCAGAAGGACTTCTCCGCCGTGATCTCGAAGATCATCAACGCGAAGCCGGACGCGGTCTACTACGCGGGCTACTACGCCGAGGGCGCTCCGTTCGACCAGCAGCTGGTCAACAAGGGCTACAAGGGCACGTTCGTCGGCCCCGACGGCGTGAAGGACGACCAGTTCATCAAGCTGGCCGGCGACGCGTCCAGCAACGCGTACTTCACCTGCCCCTGCATCCCGGGTGAGCTCATCACCGACTTCGAGTCGGCCTACAAGAAGCTCGCCAGCGCCGAGCCGGGCACCTACTCGATCGAGGGCTACGACGCCGCCACCGTCCTGCTCTCGGGCATCGACAAGGGCAAGACGACCCGCGCCGACCTCCTCTCCTTCGTGAAGGACTACGACGCCGACGGTCTCAGCAAGCACTACAAGTGGGACTCCACGGGTGAGCTGCAGGCCCCGGCCGTCTACGGCTACAAGGTCGAGAACGGCAAGATCGTTCCGATCGGCACCATCGGCCAGTAACGACAGCCGGGAGGGTGCCGCGGGCCCCGGCGGCCCGCGGCACCCTTCTTTTCGGACTACGCTCTTCACATCGATCGGATCGACGGTGATCCGGCCCAGAACCCCTGGATGCTCGAATGCTAGAAACCCTCGTCCTCCATCCCGCCCTCGATAGTTCCTGGATCAACTTCGACGTCAACGCGCTCGTCCAGAACTTCTGGAGCGCCACCTTCGACGGCCTCACCTTCGGAGCGGTCTACGGCCTCATCGCCGTCGGCTACACGCTGGTCTACGGCGTCCTGAACCTCATCAACTTCGCCCACTCCGAAGTGTTCATCGTCGGCGCCTACGGCGTCGTCGTCACCCTCACCAGCCTGGGCTTCGGTCCGAGCGCCCCCAACCTCAGTCCCGCGGCGATCATCGGCGACCTCATATTGGCGTTGCTCGTCGGCATGGTCGCGGCAGGTGCCACCGCGTGGATCCTGGAGCGCGTCGCCTACCGGCCGCTGCGGAAACGCAACGCGCCCCGCCTGGTGTTCCTCATCACCGCGATCGGCGCGTCCTTCACGATCCAGTACCTGATCTTCTTGATCCGGGGCGCGAACGCGGAGCCGGCGGTGACCATGTTCATCCCGCAGCCGATCTTCGACGTCTTCGGGACGATCGTGAACAGCCAGCAGCTCATCATCGTGATTGCCTCGGTGCTCCTGATGGTCGGCACCGACTGGTTCATCCGCCGCACCCGCACCGGCCGCGGCATCCGCGCGGTGGCGCAGGACCCGGACACGGCGACGCTCATGGGCGTGAACAAGGAGCGGATCATTCAGATCACGTTCATCACCGGCGGTATCCTCGCCGGCGCCGCCGCCCTGTTCTACGTGATGCTCGTCCCCTCGGGCGTCATCTACAACGGCGGCTTCATCCTGGGCGTCAAGGCGTTCGCCGCAGCCGTCCTCGGCGGCATCGGCAACGTCCGCGGCGCACTGCTCGGCGGTCTGCTGCTGGGCGTCATCGGAAACTACGGCCAGATCCTGCTCGGCGACTCGCAGTGGACCGACGTGGTCGCGTTCGTCGTCCTGGTCCTGGTGCTGCTGGTCAAGCCCAGCGGCATCCTGGGCACATCGCTCGGAAGGAGCCGCGCATGAGCATGACGGAAGGTCCCCGGGTCCTCCCCGACGGGCGCGAGGAGCAGGCGGTCGACTCGTTCGAGGCCGCCCGCGGCAAGCGCGCCAACGGCCCGTTCCAGCAGTTCCGTGATCGCTGGAACAACCTGCCCCGCCCCGTGCAGTGGGCGTGGCTGCTGATCGTCGTCGCGCTGGCGTACGCGCTGCCGTACCTCAACTTCTTCCCGTTGAGCACGGCGCCCGGCAACGACTGGCCTCTGGCCTGCTTCTCGATGGCCGTGTACGCGCTCATCGCGATCGGCCTGAACGTCGTCGTGGGCTACGCCGGCCTGCTCGACCTCGGCTACGTGGCGTTCTTCGCCGTCGGGTCGTACACCGCGGCGATGCTGACCAGCCCCGACTCGCCGTTCGTCAAGATCCCGTACCTGTGGACGATCCCGGTCGCCATCGCGGTGACGATGACGTTCGGCATCATCCTCGGCGTCCCGACGCTCCGCCTCCGCGGCGACTACCTGGCGATCGTGACCCTCGGCTTCGGTGAGATCGTGCGCATCCTGGCGACGATCATCCCCGCGATGAAGGGCCAGGTCGGCTTCCAGAACGTCGGCCACCCGCCGGGGACCAACGCCGACGGCGTGCCGATCTTCTCCAACTCCAACGGCGTTCCCTGGTACTGGCTGACGATCACGGTGATCATCGTGATCCTGCTGCTGGTCGGCAACCTCGAGCGCAGCCGGGTCGGCCGCGCGTGGGTCGCCATCCGCGAGGACGAGGACGCCGCCGAGATCATGGGCGTCCCCACCTTCAAGTACAAGGTGTGGGCGTTCGCGATCGGCGCCGGTGTCGGCGGCCTCTCCGGTGCGCTGTTCGCCGGCCAGGTCGGCTTCGTCAACAACCAGAAGTTCGACGTGCAGACGTCGATCCTGTTCCTCGCGGCCGTCGTCCTCGGCGGCGCGGGCAACAAGGTCGGTGCGATGCTCGGCGGCGCGATCGTGGCGTACATCCCGCTGCGGTTCACCGTCATCGCGGACTACAAGTACCTGATCTTCGGCATCGCCCTCGTGCTGATCATGATCTTCCGGTCGCAGGGCCTGTTCCCGGCCCGGCAGAAGCTGCTCGCCTACGGCAGGCACGCGTACCGGTTGATGGTGGACGCGGCCAAGCGCAGCCCGAGGCCGGTGACCGGGGCCACCCCGGCCGTCGGCACGGCGACGCTGGACGCGGGATCGCTCGATGGTGACGGCGCGAAGGGAGGCGCACGATGACGGACGCACGCAACACCGCTCCCGAGGAGGAGCCGGCGCTCGGCGCCAACGAGGACGAGCTGGAGGCCGCGGGCGTCGACCTGGAGGTCGCCGAGGCGGCGGCCCCGGACCGCGAGATCGCGGTCGAGGTCGGCGAGAACATCGTGGAGGTGCGCAACCTGACCGTGAAGTTCGGCGGTTTGACGGCGCTCGACGACGTGACGTTCGACATCCGCCGTGGCGAGATCCTGGGTCTGATCGGCCCGAACGGCGCCGGCAAGACGACCTGCTTCAACGCGATGACGGGCGTCTACAAGCCGACCAGCGGCGACGTGCTGCTGGAGGGTCAGACGATCAAGGGACGCAAGCAGCACCAGATCACCCGCATGGGCCTGTCGCGCACGTTCCAGAACATCCGCCTCTTCGGCGAGATGACCGCTCTGGAGAACGTGGTCGTCGGTCTGGACGCGCGCCACCGCACCTCGGTGCCCGGTGCGCTGCTCCGCCTCCCGCGGCACCAGCGCGAGGAGAAGTCGTCGATCGACCGCGGCATGGCGCTGCTGGAGTTCGTCGGCATCGCCGACCACGCCGGATCCCTGTCACGTTCGCTGCCGTACGGCTACCAGCGCCGCCTGGAGATCGCGCGCGCACTGGCGACCGACCCGAAGGTGCTCTGCCTGGACGAGCCGGCCGCCGGCTTCAACCCGGCGGAGAAGGAGGAGCTGATGGAGCTCATCCGCACCATCCGCGCCGACGGGTACACCGTGCTGCTGATCGAACACGACATGAAGCTGGTCATGGGCGTCACCGACCGGATCGTGGTGCTGGAGTTCGGGCGCAAGATCGCCGACGCCAGCCCGGAGGAGATCCGGAACGACCCGAAAGTGATCGCCGCCTACCTCGGGGAGCCCGAAGATGACGTTGCTTGAGCTGAAGAACATCAGCGTTTCCTACGGCCGGATCGAGGCCATCCACGACATGTCGTTCTCCGTGGAGGAGGGCGAGATCGTGAGCCTCATCGGGGCGAACGGCGCCGGCAAGTCGACGACCATGAAGACGATCTCGGGCATCCTCAACCCGTCGAAGGGCAGCATCCTCTTCGACGGAGAGGACATCACCAAGATGAAGGCGCACATCCGCGTGATCCGCGGGATCTCGCAGGCGCCGGAGGGCCGAGGGATCTTCCCGGGCATGACGGTGATGGAGAACCTCGACATGGGC encodes the following:
- a CDS encoding 50S ribosomal protein L32, whose product is MAVPKRKQSRANTHARRSQWKASAPTLVKTIENGKVTYSLPHRAKVVEDSAGTALFLEYKGRKVADV
- a CDS encoding ABC transporter ATP-binding protein, translating into MTDARNTAPEEEPALGANEDELEAAGVDLEVAEAAAPDREIAVEVGENIVEVRNLTVKFGGLTALDDVTFDIRRGEILGLIGPNGAGKTTCFNAMTGVYKPTSGDVLLEGQTIKGRKQHQITRMGLSRTFQNIRLFGEMTALENVVVGLDARHRTSVPGALLRLPRHQREEKSSIDRGMALLEFVGIADHAGSLSRSLPYGYQRRLEIARALATDPKVLCLDEPAAGFNPAEKEELMELIRTIRADGYTVLLIEHDMKLVMGVTDRIVVLEFGRKIADASPEEIRNDPKVIAAYLGEPEDDVA
- a CDS encoding DNA-formamidopyrimidine glycosylase, producing MPELPEVEVVRAGLAPAVTGATILGVEVFEPRSLKRHDPLAGVFESLLTGRTMQGPVRRGKFLWIPLEGTPRRAIVAHLGMSGQILLREPGTVEAGLLRIRLHIESPDHGELWVHFVDQRIFGSMAVDSLVPTDDGAHGGLGTDEPLIPTQVTHIARDPLDPAFDDARFAAALARKNTGIKRALLDQTLVSGIGNIYADEALWAARIHYAQPANSLGRAKVRTLLAEIRHVLEKALAEGGTSFDAQYVNVNGNSGYFSHSLNAYGRQGEPCPRCGTPIVREQFMNRGSHFCPHCQRLRVPRAVA
- a CDS encoding branched-chain amino acid ABC transporter permease, with amino-acid sequence MLETLVLHPALDSSWINFDVNALVQNFWSATFDGLTFGAVYGLIAVGYTLVYGVLNLINFAHSEVFIVGAYGVVVTLTSLGFGPSAPNLSPAAIIGDLILALLVGMVAAGATAWILERVAYRPLRKRNAPRLVFLITAIGASFTIQYLIFLIRGANAEPAVTMFIPQPIFDVFGTIVNSQQLIIVIASVLLMVGTDWFIRRTRTGRGIRAVAQDPDTATLMGVNKERIIQITFITGGILAGAAALFYVMLVPSGVIYNGGFILGVKAFAAAVLGGIGNVRGALLGGLLLGVIGNYGQILLGDSQWTDVVAFVVLVLVLLVKPSGILGTSLGRSRA
- a CDS encoding branched chain amino acid ABC transporter substrate-binding protein, producing MLRKKVTIGAAVAASVALLLAGCANQPSTGGSTNGNSSKVDIPAITSVDVPKDAVLPAGDGKATCPAGLTIGYVGAETGPNAQLGINIYNGIQLAINQHNEANKGCQVGFKKFDTEGDPNKATGPVTQAVNESDIVGVVGLPFSGESKATGNIFEQQGLVHITPSATNPGLTQNGWKTFFRGLGNDAVQGPAAAKFLTGKLEAKKVYLVQDDSDYGIGLGTQTSKALGDALVGTDKVTTGQKDFSAVISKIINAKPDAVYYAGYYAEGAPFDQQLVNKGYKGTFVGPDGVKDDQFIKLAGDASSNAYFTCPCIPGELITDFESAYKKLASAEPGTYSIEGYDAATVLLSGIDKGKTTRADLLSFVKDYDADGLSKHYKWDSTGELQAPAVYGYKVENGKIVPIGTIGQ
- a CDS encoding branched-chain amino acid ABC transporter, coding for MSMTEGPRVLPDGREEQAVDSFEAARGKRANGPFQQFRDRWNNLPRPVQWAWLLIVVALAYALPYLNFFPLSTAPGNDWPLACFSMAVYALIAIGLNVVVGYAGLLDLGYVAFFAVGSYTAAMLTSPDSPFVKIPYLWTIPVAIAVTMTFGIILGVPTLRLRGDYLAIVTLGFGEIVRILATIIPAMKGQVGFQNVGHPPGTNADGVPIFSNSNGVPWYWLTITVIIVILLLVGNLERSRVGRAWVAIREDEDAAEIMGVPTFKYKVWAFAIGAGVGGLSGALFAGQVGFVNNQKFDVQTSILFLAAVVLGGAGNKVGAMLGGAIVAYIPLRFTVIADYKYLIFGIALVLIMIFRSQGLFPARQKLLAYGRHAYRLMVDAAKRSPRPVTGATPAVGTATLDAGSLDGDGAKGGAR
- a CDS encoding ribonuclease III gives rise to the protein MVSEKIDRTALLQKLGVDIDPELLELALTHRSYAYEHGGIPNNERLEFLGDSILGQAVTVKLFRENPHLDEGELAKRRASLVSSVALAEVARGIGLGEYLRLGRGENQSGGREKASILADTVEALIGATYLDAGGDAATALVLRLIEPLLDDPDRFGAAMDPKTSLQEAAAHRGAGLPVYTVTNTGPDHSKTFHATVEVGGLVTATGEGTSKKQAEMAAALSAWTELTRRRARASRG